The following coding sequences lie in one Oncorhynchus gorbuscha isolate QuinsamMale2020 ecotype Even-year linkage group LG10, OgorEven_v1.0, whole genome shotgun sequence genomic window:
- the LOC124046968 gene encoding transmembrane protein 229b-like, protein MATTAPTPVPLTVLCRWYLYAIHGYFCEVMFTAAWEFVVNRDWKFPGVTSVWALFIYGTCILIVEHMYLALRALQCPLLLRCLIYTLWTYIWEFSTGLLLTQFGACPWDYSHFQYNFMGLITAEYALPWFCASFMTEQLVIRNTLRLRMDTDGTEDVKSDAGGGEDGGGGGRRQRVEQGGTEVNGFLKVD, encoded by the coding sequence ATGGCAACCACAGCCCCTACGCCGGTGCCTCTGACTGTCCTGTGTCGCTGGTACCTGTACGCCATCCACGGCTACTTCTGTGAGGTCATGTTCACCGCCGCCTGGGAGTTTGTGGTCAACCGCGACTGGAAGTTCCCTGGTGTTACCAGTGTGTGGGCTCTGTTCATCTACGGGACCTGCATCCTCATTGTGGAGCACATGTACCTGGCCCTCCGAGCTCTCCAATGCCCCCTGCTGCTGCGATGCCTCATCTATACCCTATGGACGTACATCTGGGAGTTCAGTACAGGGCTGTTGTTGACCCAGTTCGGGGCATGTCCCTGGGATTATTCCCATTTTCAGTATAACTTCATGGGGTTGATCACGGCAGAGTACGCCCTGCCATGGTTCTGTGCGTCGTTCATGACGGAGCAACTGGTTATACGCAACACACTGCGGCTAAGGATGGACACAGACGGAACAGAGGACGTCAAGTCTGATGCAGGCGGGGgagaagatgggggaggaggggggaggagacaaCGGGTTGAACAAGGAGGTACAGAGGTCAATGGTTTCCTGAAAGTAGACTGA